The following are encoded in a window of Syngnathus scovelli strain Florida chromosome 4, RoL_Ssco_1.2, whole genome shotgun sequence genomic DNA:
- the LOC125967012 gene encoding CD81 antigen isoform X2, with amino-acid sequence MHQVPALLLQLHLLGVHILIAVGAVMMVVGFLGCYGAIQESQCLLGTFFACLVILFACEVAAGIWGFMHKDTVSKEMINFYDSIYDKAMTQSITTNSEKKKAAASVLKVFHETLSCCGKGQGTSILTQFTDILGVTDLCPSSGTSISCHNRITELFSDKIYLIGIFALVVAIIMIFEMIFSMVLCCGIRNSPVY; translated from the exons GTGTGCACATTCTGATTGCGGTGGGCGcggtgatgatggtggtgggTTTCCTGGGATGCTACGGCGCCATCCAGGAGTCGCAATGCCTGCTGGGaacg TTCTTTGCCTGCCTGGTCATCCTGTTTGCCTGCGAAGTGGCTGCCGgaatctggggcttcatgcacaAAGACACC GTTTCCAAGGAGATGATCAACTTCTACGACTCCATCTACGACAAAGCCATGACGCAGAGCATCACCACTAACTCGGAGAAGAAGAAGGCGGCGGCCTCCGTGCTCAAAGTTTTTCACGAGACG ctgaGCTGCTGTGGCAAAGGTCAAGGCACGTCCATTCTGACGCAATTCACCGACATCCTGGGCGTCACCGACCTCTGTCCCAGCTCCGGAACCTCCATC AGCTGCCACAACCGCATCACCGAGCTGTTCTCCGACAAAATCTACCTGATCGGCATCTTCGCCCTGGTGGTCGCCATCATCATG ATCTTCGAGATGATCTTCAGCATGGTCCTGTGCTGCGGCATCCGCAACAGTCCGGTCTACTAG
- the LOC125966966 gene encoding plakophilin-3 isoform X2, producing MSAAVVDGCFLSALQPNSSRTAYVVPSDGPCSDFGAKARRVQEQVRLRLAEKKSPSLGRLTDDDAAAVLGPAACEYAFPSGRGFSSRSMIHTPSRIMAVSTMPSGGFSSRSAVESSSKVRASVAQQSVFQTHSARSRRTKSLCQAEINHHGVSGDNLAAWAPPALRRTLSGTLQGSTMQGGAPRGGSDWADQEMPIRFTYKGPSHRTISRIGNRQQHGAAYGWGGALRGEGWGSQRVPQWHVHRPGHVLSYQSSCAQRAASASVHRAASVRSVASVGKGLDVLDGASVCSNEQLAGMQGLDAQTAVRYLCEPDAALQILGAAYIQHQCYHSSDSKKQVRLLQGVPALVQLFSSDNLEVLRFATGATRNLIYENTDNKVALVDAGGVARLVAVLGEPDEELRKNITGVLWNLSSRDNLKEKLCREALAELSSKVLIPLCASIPLSPSEKDIFNNATGCLRNLSSVNQRTREKMRDTSGLVDSLVSYIQQEVGADDKGLENSVCVLRNLSYQLYSELPHSVRLRLEGPGRGSASRDAQAVGCFPMYGKKNVEQQRQQSLAIMSEASREARGAEWLWHPRAVALYKRVLQSAESTSASREAAVGALQNLTAGDGRWPALLSAVVLEQERMLPSLLDLLDNDDEAELRPLTALLRNLARHAPNKDLVAKNMVNVMVSKLPSDGLQKTPSGEVVVNICGALNHLVTCSSLAARDIAYFNGLPKLVGIKMSHDNSSSGLKASRAASTVLCNMFQYSKLHKDYKLKGFARRDFADGSV from the exons ATGAGCGCGGCGGTGGTGGACGGTTGCTTCCTGTCCGCTTTGCAGCCCAACTCGTCGCGCACCGCCTACGTGGTCCCCTCGGACGGGCCGTGTTCGGACTTTGGGGCCAAGGCGCGGAGGGTCCAGGAGCAGGTTCGCCTGCGCTTGGCCGAGAAGAAGTCGCCGTCGCTGGGGAGGCTGACCGACGACGACGCCGCCGCGGTGCTTGGACCCGCAG CATGCGAGTACGCGTTCCCCAGCGGCAGAGGCTTCAGCTCCAGATCCATGATCCACACGCCCAGCCGCATCATGGCG GTGTCCACCATGCCCTCCGGCGGCTTCTCGTCTCGCTCGGCGGTGGAGAGCTCCTCCAAGGTGCGTGCCAGCGTGGCGCAGCAGAGCGTCTTCCAAACTCACAGCGCCCGCAGCCGCCGCACCAAGTCGCTGTGCCAGGCCGAGATCAACCATCACGGAGTGTCCGGGGACAACCTGGCGGCGTGGGCGCCCCCCGCCCTGAGGCGCACCCTCAGCGGCACCCTGCAGGGAAGCACCATGCAGGGCGGTGCCCCGCGAGGCGGCAGCGACTGGGCTGACCAGGAGATGCCCATCCGCTTCACCTACAAAGGCCCCTCGCACCGCACCATCAGCCGCATCGGCAACCGACAACAGCACGGCGCCGCCTACGGCTGGGGCGGGGCGCTGCGGGGCGAAGGCTGGGGAAGTCAGCGCGTCCCGCAGTGGCACGTGCACCGGCCCGGCCACGTTCTGAGCTACCAGAGCAGCTGCGCGCAGCGCGCCGCCTCGGCGTCCGTTCACCGAGCGGCGTCGGTGCGCAGCGTGGCGAGCGTGGGCAAAGGGCTGGACGTGTTGGACGGAGCGTCCGTTTGCAGCAATGAGCAACTGGCAGG GATGCAAGGCCTGGACGCGCAGACCGCCGTCAGGTATTTGTGCGAGCCGGACGCCGCCTTGCAGATCCTGGGCGCCGCCTACATTCAGCACCAGTGTTACCATAGCAGCGATTCCAAAAAGCAG gtGCGCCTTCTCCAAGGCGTCCCGGCTCTGGTTCAGCTCTTCTCCAGCGACAACTTGGAAGTGCTGCGCTTCGCCACGGGCGCCACGCGCAACCTCATCTACGAGAACACCGACAACAAGGTGGCGCTCGTCGACGCCGGCGGCGTGGCGCGCCTCGTGGCCGTCTTGGGAGAACCGGACGAGGAGCTCCGCAAGAACATCACAG GCGTGCTGTGGAACCTGTCGTCCAGAGACAACCTGAAGGAGAAGCTGTGCAGAGAAGCTTTGGCAGAGCTGAGCAGCAAAGTTCTGATCCCTCTTTGTGCCAGCATCCCGCTCAGCCCCTCCGAGAAAGACATCTTCAACAACGCCACCGGATGCCTCAG AAACTTGAGCTCGGTCAACCAGAGGACGAGAGAGAAGATGAGGGACACGTCGGGTCTGGTGGACTCGCTGGTGTCTTACATCCAGCAGGAAGTCGGCGCCGACGACAAG GGTTTGGAGAACTCGGTGTGCGTGCTGCGAAATCTGTCCTACCAGCTGTACTCGGAGCTGCCCCACTCGGTGCGACTTCGGCTGGAGGGTCCCGGCAGAGGCTCCGCCTCCAGGGACGCCCAGGCCGTGGGCTGCTTCCCCATGTACGGCAAGAAGAACGTGGAG cagcagcggcagcagagcTTGGCCATCATGTCGGAGGCGTCGCGAGAAGCGCGCGGTGCCGAGTGGCTGTGGCACCCGCGGGCGGTGGCGCTGTACAAGCGGGTCCTCCAGAGCGCCGAGAGCACCTCCGCCAGCAGGGAGGCGGCCGTGGGGGCGCTGCAGAACCTCACCGCCGGAGACGGCAGG TGGCCGGCGCTGCTGAGCGCGGTGGTCCTGGAGCAGGAGCGGATGCTGCCCAGCCTGCTGGACCTGCTGGACAACGACGACGAGGCCGAGCTGCGACCGCTCACCGCCCTGCTGAGGAACCTGGCCAGACACGCGCCCAACAAGGACCTCGTGG CCAAGAACATGGTGAACGTCATGGTCTCCAAGCTGCCCAGCGACGGGCTTCAGAAGACGCCGTCCGGCGAGGTGGTGGTCAACATCTGCGGCGCCCTCAATCACCTGGTCACCTGCAGCTCCCTGGCAGCTCGCGACATCGCCTACTTCAACGGCCTGCCGAAGCTGGTGGGCATCAAGATGTCCCACGACAACAG CTCCAGCGGTCTGAAAGCTTCCAGAGCGGCATCCACTGTCCTCTGCAACATGTTCCAGTACAGCAAGCTGCACAAAGACTACAAACTG aAAGGATTTGCGCGTCGGGATTTTGCCGACGGCAGCGTGTGA
- the LOC125966966 gene encoding plakophilin-3 isoform X1 → MSAAVVDGCFLSALQPNSSRTAYVVPSDGPCSDFGAKARRVQEQVRLRLAEKKSPSLGRLTDDDAAAVLGPAACEYAFPSGRGFSSRSMIHTPSRIMAVSTMPSGGFSSRSAVESSSKVRASVAQQSVFQTHSARSRRTKSLCQAEINHHGVSGDNLAAWAPPALRRTLSGTLQGSTMQGGAPRGGSDWADQEMPIRFTYKGPSHRTISRIGNRQQHGAAYGWGGALRGEGWGSQRVPQWHVHRPGHVLSYQSSCAQRAASASVHRAASVRSVASVGKGLDVLDGASVCSNEQLAGMQGLDAQTAVRYLCEPDAALQILGAAYIQHQCYHSSDSKKQVRLLQGVPALVQLFSSDNLEVLRFATGATRNLIYENTDNKVALVDAGGVARLVAVLGEPDEELRKNITGVLWNLSSRDNLKEKLCREALAELSSKVLIPLCASIPLSPSEKDIFNNATGCLRNLSSVNQRTREKMRDTSGLVDSLVSYIQQEVGADDKGLENSVCVLRNLSYQLYSELPHSVRLRLEGPGRGSASRDAQAVGCFPMYGKKNVEQQQRQQSLAIMSEASREARGAEWLWHPRAVALYKRVLQSAESTSASREAAVGALQNLTAGDGRWPALLSAVVLEQERMLPSLLDLLDNDDEAELRPLTALLRNLARHAPNKDLVAKNMVNVMVSKLPSDGLQKTPSGEVVVNICGALNHLVTCSSLAARDIAYFNGLPKLVGIKMSHDNSSSGLKASRAASTVLCNMFQYSKLHKDYKLKGFARRDFADGSV, encoded by the exons ATGAGCGCGGCGGTGGTGGACGGTTGCTTCCTGTCCGCTTTGCAGCCCAACTCGTCGCGCACCGCCTACGTGGTCCCCTCGGACGGGCCGTGTTCGGACTTTGGGGCCAAGGCGCGGAGGGTCCAGGAGCAGGTTCGCCTGCGCTTGGCCGAGAAGAAGTCGCCGTCGCTGGGGAGGCTGACCGACGACGACGCCGCCGCGGTGCTTGGACCCGCAG CATGCGAGTACGCGTTCCCCAGCGGCAGAGGCTTCAGCTCCAGATCCATGATCCACACGCCCAGCCGCATCATGGCG GTGTCCACCATGCCCTCCGGCGGCTTCTCGTCTCGCTCGGCGGTGGAGAGCTCCTCCAAGGTGCGTGCCAGCGTGGCGCAGCAGAGCGTCTTCCAAACTCACAGCGCCCGCAGCCGCCGCACCAAGTCGCTGTGCCAGGCCGAGATCAACCATCACGGAGTGTCCGGGGACAACCTGGCGGCGTGGGCGCCCCCCGCCCTGAGGCGCACCCTCAGCGGCACCCTGCAGGGAAGCACCATGCAGGGCGGTGCCCCGCGAGGCGGCAGCGACTGGGCTGACCAGGAGATGCCCATCCGCTTCACCTACAAAGGCCCCTCGCACCGCACCATCAGCCGCATCGGCAACCGACAACAGCACGGCGCCGCCTACGGCTGGGGCGGGGCGCTGCGGGGCGAAGGCTGGGGAAGTCAGCGCGTCCCGCAGTGGCACGTGCACCGGCCCGGCCACGTTCTGAGCTACCAGAGCAGCTGCGCGCAGCGCGCCGCCTCGGCGTCCGTTCACCGAGCGGCGTCGGTGCGCAGCGTGGCGAGCGTGGGCAAAGGGCTGGACGTGTTGGACGGAGCGTCCGTTTGCAGCAATGAGCAACTGGCAGG GATGCAAGGCCTGGACGCGCAGACCGCCGTCAGGTATTTGTGCGAGCCGGACGCCGCCTTGCAGATCCTGGGCGCCGCCTACATTCAGCACCAGTGTTACCATAGCAGCGATTCCAAAAAGCAG gtGCGCCTTCTCCAAGGCGTCCCGGCTCTGGTTCAGCTCTTCTCCAGCGACAACTTGGAAGTGCTGCGCTTCGCCACGGGCGCCACGCGCAACCTCATCTACGAGAACACCGACAACAAGGTGGCGCTCGTCGACGCCGGCGGCGTGGCGCGCCTCGTGGCCGTCTTGGGAGAACCGGACGAGGAGCTCCGCAAGAACATCACAG GCGTGCTGTGGAACCTGTCGTCCAGAGACAACCTGAAGGAGAAGCTGTGCAGAGAAGCTTTGGCAGAGCTGAGCAGCAAAGTTCTGATCCCTCTTTGTGCCAGCATCCCGCTCAGCCCCTCCGAGAAAGACATCTTCAACAACGCCACCGGATGCCTCAG AAACTTGAGCTCGGTCAACCAGAGGACGAGAGAGAAGATGAGGGACACGTCGGGTCTGGTGGACTCGCTGGTGTCTTACATCCAGCAGGAAGTCGGCGCCGACGACAAG GGTTTGGAGAACTCGGTGTGCGTGCTGCGAAATCTGTCCTACCAGCTGTACTCGGAGCTGCCCCACTCGGTGCGACTTCGGCTGGAGGGTCCCGGCAGAGGCTCCGCCTCCAGGGACGCCCAGGCCGTGGGCTGCTTCCCCATGTACGGCAAGAAGAACGTGGAG cagcagcagcggcagcagagcTTGGCCATCATGTCGGAGGCGTCGCGAGAAGCGCGCGGTGCCGAGTGGCTGTGGCACCCGCGGGCGGTGGCGCTGTACAAGCGGGTCCTCCAGAGCGCCGAGAGCACCTCCGCCAGCAGGGAGGCGGCCGTGGGGGCGCTGCAGAACCTCACCGCCGGAGACGGCAGG TGGCCGGCGCTGCTGAGCGCGGTGGTCCTGGAGCAGGAGCGGATGCTGCCCAGCCTGCTGGACCTGCTGGACAACGACGACGAGGCCGAGCTGCGACCGCTCACCGCCCTGCTGAGGAACCTGGCCAGACACGCGCCCAACAAGGACCTCGTGG CCAAGAACATGGTGAACGTCATGGTCTCCAAGCTGCCCAGCGACGGGCTTCAGAAGACGCCGTCCGGCGAGGTGGTGGTCAACATCTGCGGCGCCCTCAATCACCTGGTCACCTGCAGCTCCCTGGCAGCTCGCGACATCGCCTACTTCAACGGCCTGCCGAAGCTGGTGGGCATCAAGATGTCCCACGACAACAG CTCCAGCGGTCTGAAAGCTTCCAGAGCGGCATCCACTGTCCTCTGCAACATGTTCCAGTACAGCAAGCTGCACAAAGACTACAAACTG aAAGGATTTGCGCGTCGGGATTTTGCCGACGGCAGCGTGTGA
- the mtfmt gene encoding LOW QUALITY PROTEIN: methionyl-tRNA formyltransferase, mitochondrial (The sequence of the model RefSeq protein was modified relative to this genomic sequence to represent the inferred CDS: deleted 2 bases in 1 codon): MRRGGGGRGAAGVTLAVLRLLRPGDSGGFGGFGGVSAGRTLWPTLPRCPPRRRLCSSGPPWRLLFLGSDHFAVESLKVLAAERSRAGGAVSSLEVATLSADVPVADFARRQHLALHAWPPADVDGRFDVGVVVSFGCLLHQTFIDKFACGILNVHPSLLPRWRGPAPIFHTILNGDAVTGVTIMQIRARRFDEGPILNQALHTVPETSTAERLADVLAVKGARLQLLDTLRDLPRRMADKREQSPTGATFAPKIGVSMSWMVWEEHTCRDIDRLYRAIGWRIPLRTTWMGRTVKLVDFAGRCHISFAGLSRRAVFVWLPLPSRPDGAHWAFSSHSDASEERTPGRVSFHKESDTLAVRCKDGWVAFKAVILNKRLTAADFYNGYLHQTLRRRGGAARDSAPPAAFVSPPSTRPPDVGKRLHRD, translated from the exons ATGCGGAGAggaggcggcggccgcggggcgGCTGGGGTCACGCTGGctgtcctccgcctcctccggcCCGGCGACAGCGGCGGCTTCGGCGGCTTCGGCGGGGTGTCTGCGGGGCGGACCCTGTGGCCGACACTACCAAGGTGTCCGCCGCGCAGGCGTCTGTGCTCGTCCGGACCCCCGTGGAGGCTGCTGTTCTTAGGCTCGGATCACTTCGCCGTGGAGTCCCTGAAGGTCCTCGCGGCAGAAAG GAGTCGCGCGGGAGGCGCAGTGTCGTCGTTGGAGGTGGCGACGCTGAGCGCCGACGTTCCGGTGGCGGACTTTGCCCGGCGCCAGCATCTGGCGCTGCACGCGTGGCCGCCGGCAGATGTGGACGGTCGCTTTGACGTGGGCGTGGTGGTGTCCTTTGGGTGTTTGCTCCACCAAACATTCATTGACAAGTTTGCGTG TGGCATCCTAAACGTCCATCCCAGCCTTCTGCCTCGGTGGCGCGGTCCGGCGCCAATCTTCCACACCATCCTCAACGGAGACGCCGTGACGGGCGTGACCATCATGCAGATACGTGCTCGCAG ATTCGACGAGGGTCCCATCCTGAACCAGGCTCTCCACACGGTCCCCGAGACCAGCACGGCCGAGCGGCTCGCCGACGTCCTCGCCGTCAAAGGAGCTCGGCTG CAGCTCCTGGACACGTTACGGGACTTGCCTCGGCGGATGGCCGACAAGCGGGAGCAGAGCCCAACCGGCGCCACCTTCG CCCCGAAGATCGGCGTCTCCATGAGTTGGATGGTGTGGGAGGAGCACACGTGCCGAGACATCGACCGCCTCTACCGAGCCATCGGCTGGCGG ATCCCTCTGAGGACCACGTGGATGGGTCGCACCGTCAAGCTTGTGGACTTTGCCGGGAGGTGCCACATCTCCTTTGCAGGCCTGTCTCGCCGC GCCGTCTTTGTGTGgcttcccctcccctcccgtccAGACGGCGCTCATTGGGCCTTTTCTTCTCACTCAGACGCGAGCGAGGAGCGGACGCCGGGGCGGGTGAGCTTTCATAAGGAGTCCGACACGCTGGCCGTGCGCTGCAAG GACGGCTGGGTGGCCTTCAAGGCGGTGATCCTGAACAAGCGTCTGACAGCGGCCGACTTTTACAACGGTTACTTGCACCAGACGCTGAGGCGGCGTGGCGGCGCGGCCCGGGACTCTGCCCCCCCCGCCGCCTTCGTCAGCCCTCCGTCGACCAGACCGCCTGACGTCGGCAAACGTCTGCATCGCGATTGA